In Dermacentor variabilis isolate Ectoservices chromosome 7, ASM5094787v1, whole genome shotgun sequence, a genomic segment contains:
- the Atg6 gene encoding beclin-1-like Atg6: MAGLSVTLTKDRTFPVNFTCQRCCQPLRLDASFSSIDEQTLTELSEPMLSQSDPIELCGPSPVVHYRVPGEGVSRRTVEPLRFVESGNGFMLVGESSVPAVDTTISHRLDVETRLFELMTNQSAVDYPICEECTDNLLDQMERQLDLAEDECKDYKKYLDQLTNGDEEDVNSEELDAEYRKLEQEERELLAAVEKIEKERSNVESERKHVADMLERLRSDEDRYWREYSDLNRQLMQCSDDHASVERQLKYSENKLSQLHKTNVFNATFHIWHNGHFGTINNFRLGRLPNVPVEWSEINMAWGQTVLLLYSLAEKMEMTFLRYRLVPFGNHSYLMCLEDPARELPLYFAGGFKFLWDTKFDHAMVAFLDCLQQFKEQVSKMDSNFCLPYRIDKGKIEDSSTGQSCSIKIQFNSEEQWTKALKFMLTNLKWGLAWVSAHFAAREAAS; this comes from the exons ATGGCAGGACTGTCGGTCACTCTCACAAAGGATAGGACGTTTCCAGTCAACTTCACCTGCCAGCGATGTTGTCAGCCGCTGCGACTCGATGCGTCCTTCTCGTCCATCGACGAGCAGACCCTGACTGAGTTGTCGGAGCCGATGCTGAGCCAGTCAGACCCCATCGAGCTGTGTGGTCCGTCTCCCGTGGTCCACTATCGCGTGCCGGGCGAAGGCGTCTCGCGTCGCACAGTCGAACCGCTGCGCTTCGTCGAGAGCGGCAATGGCTTCATGCTGGTCGGCGAGAGTTCGGTGCCGGCCGTAGACACGACCATCAGCCACAGGCTGGACGTTGAGACGCGTCTGTTTGAGCTTATGACGAACCAGTCGGCCGTCGACTACCCCATCTGCGAAGAATGCACGGACAACCTGTTGGACCAGATGGAGCGGCAGCTGGACCTGGCCGAAGACGAGTGCAAAGACTACAAGAAGTACCTCGACCAGCTGACCAACGGCGACGAAGAAGACGTCAACTCGGAGGAGCTGGACGCAGAGTACCGCAAGCTTGAGCAGGAGGAACGCGAACTTTTGGCGGCCGTGGAAAAAATCGAGAAGGAACGGAGTAACGTTGAGAGCGAGCGCAAACACGTCGCCGATATGTTGGAGCGGCTGCGTAGCGACGAGGACCGCTACTGGCGCGAGTACTCGGACTTGAACCGGCAGCTGATGCAGTGCTCCGACGACCACGCCAGCGTCGAGCGCCAGCTCAAGTACTCGGAGAACAAGCTCAGTCAGCTGCACAAGACGAACGTGTTCAACGCAACGTTCCACATCTGGCACAACGGCCACTTCGGCACCATCAACAACTTCCGGCTCGGCCGGCTGCCCAACGTACCCGTCGAGTGGTCGGAGATCAACATGGCCTGGGGTCAGACCGTCCTTCTGCTGTACTCGCTTGCGGAAAAGATGGAGATGACATTCCTGAGGTACCGGCTGGTCCCATTCGGAAACCACTCGTACCTGATGTGCCTCGAGGACCCGGCCCGAGAACTGCCCCTGTACTTCGCCGGTGGCTTCAAGTTCCTGTGGGACACCAAGTTCGATCACGCCATGGTGGCGTTCCTCGACTGCTTGCAGCAATTCAAAGAGCAG GTGAGCAAGATGGACTCAAACTTCTGCCTTCCCTACCGAATAGACAAGGGCAAGATTGAGGACAGCAGCACTGGCCAGTCGTGCTCCATCAAGATCCAGTTTAACTCCGAAGAGCAGTGGACCAAGGCTCTCAAGTTCATGCTCACCAATCTCAAGTGGGGACTGGCCTGGGTCTCCGCCCACTTTGCTGCTCGCGAGGCAGCCAGCTGA
- the LOC142588345 gene encoding retinol dehydrogenase 13-like, translating into MLSLLKSKPAIILSSLGAGAGAIILFKEYVGGCRYDNDKRLDDKVVVITGANTGLGRAAAKEFATRGASVIMACRDLTKCRRVRREILTQTQNKRVVCEELDLASLESIRNFAARINDSVKQVDILVNNAGVMRCPKLLTKDGFEMQLGVNHLGHFYLTGLLLDKIKAAAPSRVVNVSSVAHKRGKINYTDFNSDKEYDPADAYNQSKLANVLFTKELAQKLKGTGVSVFAVHPGIVNTEITRHMGIASSRTAAVFAKPFLWLFTKTPTQGVQGIMYCALADGIEEHSGEYFCDCKVNAPNPIAEDKLASSWLWAVSEKWTGLS; encoded by the exons ATGCTTTCATTGCTGAAGTCTAAGCCAGCGATTATACTAAGCTCACTTGGTGCTGGAGCCGGAGCGATAATACTGTTCAA ggaaTACGTCGGTGGGTGCCGCTACGATAACGACAAGAGACTAGACGATAAGGTTGTCGTAATTACTGGTGCCAATACTGGCCTGGGCAGAGCAGCTGCTAAAGAATTCGCCACTAGAG GTGCCAGCGTCATCATGGCTTGTCGCGATCTCACCAAATGTCGGCGCGTCAGAAGGGAGATCCTCACACAGACACAGAACAAACGCGTTGTCTGCGAAGAGCTGGACCTCGCTTCTCTAGAGTCGATACGAAACTTTGCGGCCAGGATTAATGACA GTGTGAAGCAGGTAGATATCCTCGTGAACAACGCTGGTGTCATGAGGTGCCCTAAGCTGCTGACAAAGGACGGCTTTGAAATGCAGCTTGGTGTCAATCATCTTG GTCATTTCTACCTGACCGGCTTACTGCTAGACAAGATCAAGGCCGCAGCACCGAGTCGTGTGGTCAATGTCTCGAGTGTCGCTCACAAAAGGGGAAAGATCAACTACACTGACTTCAACTCAGATAAGGAATATGACCCTGCTGATGCCTACAACCAGAGCAAGCTCGCTAATGTTTTGTTCACTAAGGAACTTGCCCAGAAACTAAAAG GTACTGGCGTGTCTGTGTTCGCGGTGCATCCAGGGATCGTCAATACTGAAATCACGCGGCACATGGGAATCGCATCTTCGCGAACAGCTGCAGTGTTTGCCAAGCCATTTCTTTGGCTTTTTACAAAGACACCAACACAGGGTGTCCAGGGCATCATGTACTGTGCTCTAGCCGATGGCATTGAAGAGCATAGTGGAGAGTACTTCTG CGACTGCAAAGTGAATGCACCAAATCCTATTGCTGAAGACAAGCTTGCCTCAAGTTGGCTGTGGGCTGTCAGCGAAAAGTGGACTGGGCTATCATAA